The Mesorhizobium koreense genome includes a window with the following:
- a CDS encoding M23 family metallopeptidase, with protein sequence MHTINPIFRRRRQAAVERRQRARRERAVLGLACLVFAAIAGGGYYAFQEWRGSDIDENLVPVDTGGDLPADASVYVPTIVDLPGDPMWITLANGNSEETKKVAVAKPAGLADPAVSPRLEMLSDTMLNSSERFMATLPSTQQDFAFFQAQRNAPPPPSGDSVAEKPAPADLPQPKAPQGGAVTDAEGGWGQTIGSGEKALPVFKKTEIENNTTVAAMVPEADRFEATEDFFVKVLADRSLASVVTENHFADDDAVRAQESMKALFNRDGLVHGDVVAIRGSRATRNGPLSLRQVSIYSGNSFVGTLAREDAGQFLSGADPWVRNDLFHYSGPEEEGGHKRQYRLLDAIYSTAARNDVPSGVIGEAIMYLSRGHDLNAFASNDQRLDLVYSDTARGKDGMSGRVLYAAVRGTDTDLECFVYRQQDGGFACVSQDNRIRVVTTASGMVTPVNGVLASTFGPSKHPILDTVRVNKGVDWVAPLGTPVMAAFDGQITFQGDSGGYGNTIRIAHPDGRETLYAHLQRFALAEGVGKSVKAGDVIGYVGTSGVATGPSLHFELYRNGVAVDPLGDASASASDDSAVATLVDRIIHVESGGSARAKNPLSSATGLGQFIDSTWLRMMRTYRPDLARSLSKADLLALRFDPTISREMVRNLAREGEAYLRARGDAISAGRLYLCHFLGMEGAHQILAASGNAPLVSVLGASVIRANPFLAGKDAGYVISWAERKMGARGGQTVTATASAITTIEEPPPPGFEIYRNAIAELVASIDKPADSSAPDATKSSVQ encoded by the coding sequence ATGCATACCATCAACCCGATCTTCCGGCGCAGAAGGCAGGCCGCGGTCGAGCGCCGGCAGCGCGCCCGCCGCGAGCGCGCTGTCCTCGGGCTCGCATGCCTCGTCTTTGCCGCGATCGCGGGCGGCGGCTACTACGCCTTCCAGGAATGGCGAGGCAGCGATATCGACGAGAATCTGGTGCCGGTCGATACGGGCGGCGACCTGCCGGCGGACGCCTCGGTCTACGTACCGACCATCGTCGATCTGCCGGGCGATCCTATGTGGATCACGCTGGCGAACGGGAATTCGGAGGAGACGAAAAAAGTCGCCGTCGCCAAGCCGGCCGGTCTTGCCGATCCCGCCGTCTCGCCCCGGCTCGAAATGCTCTCCGACACGATGCTCAATTCGAGCGAGCGTTTCATGGCGACGCTTCCCTCCACGCAGCAGGATTTCGCCTTCTTTCAGGCACAGCGAAACGCGCCCCCTCCACCTTCCGGCGACAGCGTCGCCGAGAAGCCCGCTCCGGCAGACCTGCCGCAGCCCAAGGCGCCGCAAGGCGGTGCTGTAACCGATGCCGAAGGCGGCTGGGGACAGACGATCGGCTCGGGCGAAAAAGCTTTGCCGGTGTTCAAGAAGACCGAGATCGAAAACAACACCACGGTTGCAGCCATGGTGCCGGAAGCGGATCGGTTCGAAGCGACCGAAGATTTCTTTGTAAAGGTCCTTGCCGACAGGAGCCTGGCGAGCGTCGTCACCGAAAACCATTTTGCAGACGACGATGCCGTGAGGGCGCAGGAATCCATGAAGGCGCTCTTCAATCGCGACGGCCTCGTCCATGGCGATGTCGTCGCGATACGCGGTTCCAGAGCGACCCGCAACGGACCGCTTTCGCTGCGCCAGGTGTCGATCTATTCCGGCAACAGCTTCGTCGGCACGCTGGCGCGCGAGGACGCGGGACAATTCCTCTCCGGAGCCGACCCCTGGGTCCGCAACGATCTTTTCCACTATTCCGGCCCTGAGGAGGAGGGCGGCCACAAGCGTCAGTATCGGCTGCTCGACGCCATTTATTCGACGGCAGCCCGCAACGACGTGCCGAGCGGGGTCATCGGCGAGGCGATCATGTACCTGTCGCGCGGGCACGACCTCAACGCTTTCGCCAGCAACGACCAGCGCCTCGATCTCGTCTATTCCGACACCGCGCGGGGCAAGGACGGCATGAGCGGGCGCGTCTTGTATGCGGCGGTTCGCGGCACCGATACCGACCTGGAATGTTTCGTCTACCGGCAGCAGGACGGTGGTTTCGCCTGTGTCTCGCAGGATAACCGGATCCGGGTCGTGACGACCGCAAGCGGCATGGTGACGCCTGTCAACGGCGTCCTCGCTTCCACATTCGGTCCGAGCAAGCATCCGATCCTCGACACCGTACGCGTCAACAAGGGCGTCGACTGGGTGGCGCCGCTCGGAACGCCGGTCATGGCCGCTTTCGACGGTCAGATCACCTTCCAGGGAGACAGCGGCGGATATGGCAACACTATCCGCATCGCTCATCCCGACGGCAGGGAAACGCTCTACGCCCATCTGCAGCGCTTTGCGCTGGCCGAGGGCGTCGGTAAAAGCGTCAAGGCGGGCGACGTGATCGGCTATGTCGGAACATCCGGCGTTGCGACCGGCCCCTCGCTTCACTTCGAACTTTACCGGAATGGCGTGGCTGTCGACCCCCTCGGCGACGCATCGGCATCGGCTTCGGACGATTCCGCCGTGGCGACGCTCGTCGACAGGATCATCCATGTCGAAAGCGGCGGCAGCGCGCGGGCGAAGAATCCGCTTTCCTCGGCGACCGGGCTTGGCCAGTTCATCGACAGCACCTGGCTCAGGATGATGCGGACCTACCGGCCGGACCTTGCACGTTCGCTTTCGAAAGCCGATCTGCTGGCGCTTCGCTTCGACCCGACGATCTCGCGCGAGATGGTGCGCAACCTGGCTCGCGAGGGAGAAGCCTATCTGCGCGCCCGTGGCGACGCCATCAGCGCGGGCCGGCTTTATCTGTGCCATTTCCTCGGCATGGAGGGCGCGCACCAGATCCTCGCCGCGTCCGGAAATGCGCCGCTCGTCAGCGTTCTTGGGGCCTCCGTCATCCGTGCCAATCCGTTTCTCGCCGGAAAGGACGCCGGCTACGTCATAAGCTGGGCGGAACGGAAGATGGGCGCGCGTGGCGGGCAGACCGTCACTGCGACCGCTTCCGCGATCACCACGATCGAGGAACCGCCCCCGCCGGGTTTCGAAATCTACAGAAACGCAATTGCGGAACTGGTCGCGTCGATCGACAAGCCGGCGGACAGTTCAGCGCCCGATGCCACAAAATCCAGCGTGCAATGA
- the tssM gene encoding type VI secretion system membrane subunit TssM, with product MSSPRPRVEIMLAWLLRLVALSALAGFALAIWFGGPMIRYGDKAPFEAAWVRAAIIAVAILLVLCNHLLRRWQGRRAERRIEEAIARSETTGSDADLLETRMREAIATLKREDAGRNFLYELPWYVVIGPPGAGKTTALVNSGLHFPLAGREGAQALGGVGGTRNCDWWFTDEAILIDTAGRYTTQDSDAEIDRKSWLAFLAILKRYRPRRPVNGTIVAISLSDLMTLDGNELGAHVSAIRERLQEIHDALKIECPVYVLFTKADLVAGFREYFAGFDENRRRMVWGTTFPPSPRGDDLRSEVTDGFKALTARLSDEAIDRLQEEVDPFARTAIFGFPAQFGLLKERVADFISAVFDAPGTPRRENLRGFYFSSGTQEGTPIDQFLGAIGRSFGSGARPRLSGTGKSFFLHDLLSRVVFAEAPLVSYDPAAARRAAIGRIAFIGIAGLVLLAAVGAIGLSFVSNKSMIDATRLAMDSYRAAAKPVLAKPILEIDLENVAEPLEMLRNLPVGYSSTGTPAPWQAGFGIGQHDALLSASKDAYRLGLERMLRPRLLLEAEEAVRKNLASPISLYEPLKIYLMLGGQAPRADDDLIVSWMTRDWEQGRFPGPANRQGRLGLARHLRAMLALDDAYDPLYKPDASLVAAARRSLDRMPLAERAEAVLAATLNRQSPGDFSLGARAGPQGELVFDTADGADISGLTVPALYTSDGFNRFYLPALAKAAQTLTNDQWVFGDKWQGADLDADLSQLGPNLLDRYAADFAASWNSALARLRFKPLAAGKPQYLSLAAAASQDSPIRLLFQTIAAETSLTPQDAAALPSGDSKAGREGMSPADLERGLARIGIDIAGRKSQNRAGDTFAPAGASGAVPGAAIDARFRPFHLLVEGRPGQRPIDALVQNFHDIYESLLAAASGSSQAGNDSLPLKLQSLRLNATRLPKELAGLVLAAADEFEGNAAETSLERLNKGLAQTVTEPCREAIDNRYPFAAGSATEVSLADFARLFAPGGVIDKYFVQYLAPLVDMSGQDWQWRHETQLGQQLSAATLKPFQTAAGIRDAFFRQGETMPAIRITIAPASLNADIDMALFSIDGQIVQSYQTGSTASTVNWPGNGSGSANLSFTPALPGRQSVLGFQGQWAIRRLLKAGTVTPNGDAIEVRFVIGGRDASYTIRTDPGPDPFLLPALSSFTCPSGF from the coding sequence GTGAGCTCTCCCCGGCCGCGCGTGGAAATCATGTTGGCCTGGCTGCTGCGGCTGGTGGCTCTGTCTGCTCTCGCCGGCTTCGCCCTTGCGATCTGGTTCGGCGGCCCGATGATCCGCTATGGGGACAAAGCCCCATTCGAGGCGGCCTGGGTCCGGGCCGCGATCATCGCCGTCGCTATCCTGCTTGTCCTCTGCAACCATCTGCTGCGCCGGTGGCAGGGCCGCCGGGCCGAACGCAGGATTGAGGAGGCGATCGCGCGATCCGAAACGACGGGCAGCGACGCCGATCTCCTTGAAACACGCATGCGCGAGGCGATCGCAACGCTGAAGCGCGAAGACGCGGGCCGCAATTTCCTTTACGAATTGCCCTGGTACGTCGTCATCGGCCCGCCGGGCGCCGGCAAGACGACAGCGCTTGTGAACTCTGGGCTGCACTTTCCGCTGGCGGGACGGGAAGGGGCGCAGGCCCTTGGCGGCGTCGGCGGAACCCGCAATTGCGACTGGTGGTTCACGGACGAAGCCATCCTGATCGACACGGCCGGCCGCTACACGACCCAGGATTCGGACGCCGAGATAGACAGGAAAAGCTGGCTGGCTTTCCTCGCGATCCTGAAGCGTTACCGACCCCGAAGGCCCGTCAACGGAACGATCGTCGCCATCAGCCTTTCGGACCTGATGACGCTCGACGGGAACGAACTCGGCGCGCATGTATCCGCCATAAGGGAACGGCTTCAGGAAATACACGACGCCCTGAAGATCGAGTGCCCCGTCTACGTGCTCTTCACCAAGGCCGATCTCGTCGCCGGCTTCCGGGAATATTTCGCCGGATTCGACGAGAATCGGCGGCGAATGGTCTGGGGCACCACTTTCCCTCCCTCACCGCGGGGCGACGATCTGCGCAGCGAGGTCACCGACGGCTTCAAGGCGCTCACCGCGCGGCTCTCCGACGAAGCCATCGATCGCCTGCAGGAAGAGGTGGACCCCTTTGCCCGAACGGCGATCTTCGGTTTCCCGGCGCAGTTCGGCCTGCTGAAGGAGCGTGTCGCCGATTTCATATCGGCCGTCTTCGACGCGCCCGGCACGCCGCGCCGGGAAAATCTGCGCGGCTTCTACTTCTCCTCCGGCACGCAGGAAGGCACCCCGATCGACCAGTTCCTAGGCGCGATCGGCCGCAGCTTCGGCAGCGGCGCACGACCGCGCCTGTCGGGCACCGGCAAGAGCTTTTTCCTGCACGATCTGCTCTCCCGGGTCGTCTTCGCCGAGGCGCCGCTGGTCTCCTATGATCCGGCTGCGGCGCGCCGCGCCGCGATCGGCCGTATCGCCTTCATCGGCATCGCCGGGCTGGTGCTCCTCGCCGCCGTCGGGGCGATCGGGCTGAGTTTCGTTTCGAACAAATCAATGATCGATGCGACCAGGCTGGCGATGGACAGCTACAGGGCGGCCGCCAAGCCGGTTCTCGCAAAGCCGATCCTGGAGATCGACCTTGAGAACGTCGCCGAACCGCTTGAAATGCTGAGGAATCTTCCGGTTGGATATTCCAGCACCGGCACCCCCGCGCCATGGCAGGCAGGCTTCGGGATCGGCCAGCATGACGCGCTTCTGTCGGCGTCGAAAGACGCCTACCGGCTCGGGCTGGAACGCATGCTGCGCCCCCGCCTCCTGTTGGAGGCCGAAGAAGCGGTGCGAAAGAATCTGGCGAGCCCGATTAGCCTCTACGAGCCCCTGAAGATCTACCTCATGCTCGGCGGCCAGGCTCCCAGGGCCGACGACGATCTGATCGTGTCGTGGATGACACGGGATTGGGAACAGGGCCGCTTTCCCGGCCCCGCCAACCGTCAGGGAAGGCTCGGACTGGCGCGGCACCTCCGCGCCATGTTGGCATTGGATGATGCCTACGATCCACTCTACAAGCCGGACGCCTCCCTGGTCGCGGCCGCTCGCCGCTCGCTCGACCGCATGCCGCTTGCCGAGCGGGCAGAGGCGGTGCTTGCCGCGACGCTGAACCGGCAATCGCCCGGAGACTTTTCGCTCGGCGCCCGTGCCGGCCCGCAGGGAGAGCTTGTCTTCGATACTGCGGACGGAGCAGATATTTCCGGGCTCACTGTCCCCGCTCTCTATACGAGCGACGGCTTCAATCGCTTCTATCTGCCGGCGCTTGCCAAAGCCGCGCAGACTCTTACCAACGATCAATGGGTCTTCGGCGACAAGTGGCAAGGAGCCGACCTCGACGCCGATCTTTCGCAACTCGGCCCGAACCTTCTCGACCGATATGCGGCCGATTTTGCCGCTTCATGGAATTCGGCGCTCGCCCGGCTGCGATTCAAGCCGCTCGCCGCCGGCAAGCCACAATATCTTTCGCTTGCCGCGGCCGCATCACAGGATTCGCCTATCCGGCTGCTGTTCCAGACGATAGCGGCCGAGACATCGCTCACGCCGCAGGACGCGGCCGCCCTTCCGTCCGGCGATTCTAAGGCTGGAAGAGAGGGCATGTCGCCGGCCGATCTGGAGCGTGGGCTCGCCCGCATCGGCATCGACATAGCAGGCCGCAAATCGCAGAACCGCGCCGGCGACACATTTGCCCCGGCGGGGGCTTCGGGCGCCGTGCCCGGTGCGGCTATCGACGCGCGGTTCCGCCCCTTCCATCTGCTGGTGGAAGGACGCCCCGGCCAGAGGCCGATCGACGCGCTAGTCCAGAATTTCCACGACATCTACGAGAGCCTGCTGGCGGCCGCCTCTGGCTCGAGCCAGGCGGGAAATGACAGCCTGCCGTTGAAGCTGCAATCACTACGCCTCAACGCGACGCGCCTTCCAAAGGAACTGGCCGGCCTCGTCCTCGCGGCCGCCGACGAATTCGAAGGAAATGCCGCCGAAACGTCGCTCGAGCGATTGAACAAGGGCCTGGCGCAGACGGTAACCGAGCCCTGCCGCGAGGCTATCGACAACCGCTATCCATTTGCGGCCGGAAGCGCCACGGAAGTGTCGCTTGCGGATTTCGCGCGTCTTTTCGCGCCCGGCGGCGTCATCGACAAGTATTTTGTCCAATATCTCGCACCGCTGGTCGACATGAGTGGCCAAGACTGGCAGTGGCGCCATGAAACGCAGCTCGGACAACAGCTCTCGGCCGCGACGCTCAAGCCATTCCAGACTGCAGCGGGAATCCGCGACGCCTTCTTTCGCCAGGGCGAAACCATGCCCGCGATAAGGATCACCATCGCGCCTGCATCGCTCAACGCGGATATCGACATGGCGCTCTTCAGCATCGACGGGCAGATCGTGCAAAGCTATCAGACCGGCAGTACGGCAAGCACGGTGAACTGGCCCGGCAACGGATCTGGATCGGCCAATCTCAGCTTCACTCCAGCCTTGCCGGGCAGGCAATCGGTGCTTGGATTCCAGGGCCAGTGGGCGATCCGCCGCCTGCTTAAGGCCGGCACGGTCACGCCGAACGGCGACGCTATCGAAGTCCGTTTCGTCATCGGCGGCCGTGACGCTTCCTATACGATCCGGACCGATCCTGGCCCCGACCCGTTCCTCCTTCCGGCGCTCTCCTCCTTCACCTGTCCCTCTGGCTTCTGA
- a CDS encoding DUF1036 domain-containing protein, whose product MAAFAFCALLLAATPARAEFTVCNQTLDVVNVALGEEIDGLFQTDGWWTVGANRCVNVIRDELTDRYVYIYATDVFGNAILKGETEMCIDRRRFTIRGIKDCWQRGHIAARFREVDTLQQARWTMFLTGSGP is encoded by the coding sequence ATGGCTGCGTTTGCATTTTGCGCGCTTCTTCTCGCGGCGACGCCGGCGAGAGCGGAATTCACGGTCTGCAATCAGACGCTCGATGTCGTCAACGTGGCGCTCGGCGAGGAGATCGACGGGCTGTTCCAGACGGACGGCTGGTGGACGGTGGGCGCAAACCGCTGCGTCAACGTCATCCGCGACGAACTGACCGACCGCTACGTCTACATCTACGCCACGGACGTCTTCGGCAACGCCATTCTCAAGGGCGAGACCGAGATGTGCATCGACCGCCGGCGCTTCACCATCCGCGGCATCAAGGACTGCTGGCAGCGCGGCCACATCGCCGCGCGTTTCCGTGAGGTGGATACGCTCCAGCAGGCGCGGTGGACGATGTTCCTCACCGGCAGCGGTCCCTGA
- a CDS encoding serine/threonine-protein kinase, translating into MSTDDRTRILPGRMETGVGTQLSGIYELDERIASGGMGEVYRGHNIQTGDLVAIKIVLPEFARDQTILSLFRKEASILNHLSHEAVVRYHVFTVDPVIGRPYLAMEYVDGQSLFDVMRKGPMAPGDVCRLCHRLASGLSAVHRAGAIHRDLSPDNVILPDGRVERAKIIDFGIARSAHVGGETLIGGRFAGKYNYVSPEQLGLYGGEVSERSDIYSLGLILAAALRGRPLDMTGSQVDVVEKRRVVPNLTGIDGKMRPIVEAMLQPDPGKRPASMAEIVRMSRLAADTEEEWDEETLAAKPWIGLGRRNAAESGNAGGDEKAPFVEHVRPAYLSKPKPAPAKPPAQRAGRREVSGIAIAGLVLLLAAAAGAGAYFTGYLPGSSAPEVAQRKQATLVPERPPERKETAPTQPAAGPIPEPTPAAQPREEPAAQPPVQARPSQAQKTTSQPVQPQSPGVAAETRTDQPSTTPGLPASEIIKRFVEEAKRNSAKTGAAKGEADTHAPAPAEPPPARTPEDTASAVPPRTGKMTPVPQAAAPTSSNGSGTQQPDVQAAIESQLPGWTKLQPPSGKASAEAPAEMAKNQTGKESGPQAKAPSPATAPAAAPEPATLPSQAKPQKPAADAVQAPAPTAEQPNEAAAVPASPPDAAKYKAAEPNTGGNTDETVATNVPRPSVPPSSAVTFEKASLWLRDFAGGDCFYAAPDSADGTAFGIVGFGTAPDPFVKMMKAFDAQFGTEPDIQVRLISPAQCEVTRFMRGFDPPARNVQALTLDRTSVSNGSPISGVLATQGGLRSNLLLIDHDGMTYNIDRLLIVDGDKAKFSARISLDPASRAKGKPMPEIVLAITGAVDILSASTLQAAPASEVLPKIRDEIRRSGAAFSAIVKYFQLGG; encoded by the coding sequence ATGAGCACGGACGACAGGACCCGGATCCTGCCTGGCCGCATGGAGACGGGCGTCGGCACCCAGCTCAGCGGCATCTACGAACTCGACGAGCGCATCGCATCGGGCGGCATGGGCGAGGTCTATCGTGGCCACAACATCCAGACGGGCGACCTCGTCGCGATCAAGATCGTGCTTCCCGAATTTGCCCGCGACCAGACCATCCTTTCGCTGTTCCGCAAGGAAGCCTCGATCCTCAACCATCTGTCGCACGAGGCCGTCGTTCGCTATCACGTCTTCACGGTCGATCCGGTGATCGGCCGGCCTTACCTGGCAATGGAATATGTCGACGGCCAGTCGCTTTTCGACGTGATGCGTAAGGGACCGATGGCGCCCGGCGACGTATGCCGGCTCTGTCATCGCCTCGCTTCCGGCTTGAGCGCAGTGCATCGCGCCGGCGCCATCCATCGCGATCTTTCACCCGACAACGTCATCCTGCCCGACGGTCGCGTCGAGCGGGCGAAGATCATCGACTTCGGCATCGCCCGTTCGGCTCATGTCGGCGGCGAAACGCTGATCGGCGGCAGGTTCGCGGGGAAATACAACTACGTCTCGCCCGAACAGCTTGGCCTCTACGGCGGCGAGGTAAGCGAACGTTCCGACATCTACAGTCTCGGCCTGATCCTCGCCGCGGCGTTGCGCGGGCGGCCGCTCGACATGACGGGTTCGCAGGTCGATGTCGTCGAGAAGCGACGCGTGGTGCCGAACCTGACCGGCATCGACGGCAAGATGCGCCCGATCGTCGAGGCAATGCTGCAGCCGGACCCCGGCAAACGGCCGGCAAGCATGGCGGAAATCGTCCGGATGTCGCGTCTGGCCGCCGATACCGAAGAAGAATGGGACGAGGAAACCCTCGCCGCCAAACCCTGGATCGGGCTCGGACGGCGCAACGCCGCCGAAAGCGGCAATGCCGGCGGAGACGAAAAGGCCCCTTTCGTCGAGCATGTGCGACCGGCCTATCTCTCCAAACCAAAACCGGCGCCCGCAAAGCCGCCGGCGCAACGGGCAGGCCGACGGGAGGTGTCCGGCATCGCAATCGCGGGGCTCGTCCTGCTGCTTGCGGCGGCCGCGGGAGCCGGCGCGTATTTCACCGGATATCTGCCCGGGAGCAGCGCTCCCGAGGTCGCCCAGCGGAAACAGGCGACGCTCGTTCCGGAGCGACCGCCCGAACGGAAGGAAACGGCGCCTACGCAACCGGCCGCCGGGCCGATTCCCGAACCGACACCGGCTGCGCAGCCTCGCGAAGAGCCGGCGGCGCAGCCACCTGTACAGGCACGACCCTCACAGGCACAGAAGACAACATCCCAGCCGGTGCAGCCTCAGTCGCCAGGCGTTGCGGCCGAAACCAGGACGGATCAGCCGTCGACGACGCCCGGCCTTCCCGCATCGGAAATCATCAAGCGGTTCGTTGAGGAGGCCAAAAGGAATTCGGCCAAGACCGGAGCCGCGAAGGGCGAAGCGGACACCCACGCCCCGGCACCAGCCGAGCCGCCGCCGGCGCGGACTCCGGAAGATACGGCTTCGGCAGTGCCGCCTCGGACCGGCAAGATGACGCCGGTCCCGCAAGCTGCGGCTCCCACATCATCCAATGGCTCGGGAACCCAGCAACCGGACGTCCAGGCGGCGATCGAAAGCCAGCTTCCCGGCTGGACAAAGCTGCAGCCCCCGTCGGGAAAGGCGTCTGCGGAAGCGCCTGCCGAAATGGCAAAGAACCAGACTGGCAAGGAAAGCGGCCCTCAGGCCAAAGCGCCGTCCCCTGCCACCGCGCCTGCGGCCGCGCCCGAGCCGGCAACGCTGCCCAGCCAAGCCAAGCCGCAGAAGCCTGCCGCTGATGCTGTGCAGGCCCCGGCGCCGACCGCCGAGCAGCCGAACGAGGCGGCTGCCGTGCCGGCTTCGCCGCCCGACGCTGCAAAGTACAAAGCCGCAGAACCCAACACCGGCGGGAACACCGACGAAACCGTCGCCACGAACGTTCCGAGGCCCAGCGTCCCGCCTTCATCGGCCGTAACGTTCGAGAAGGCTTCATTGTGGCTGCGCGATTTTGCGGGCGGCGATTGCTTCTATGCGGCTCCGGACAGTGCGGATGGAACGGCTTTCGGGATCGTCGGCTTCGGTACGGCGCCGGACCCGTTCGTGAAAATGATGAAGGCGTTCGACGCGCAATTCGGGACCGAGCCGGACATCCAGGTCCGGCTGATCTCGCCGGCGCAATGCGAAGTGACCAGGTTCATGCGCGGCTTCGACCCGCCAGCCCGAAACGTCCAGGCCCTGACCCTCGACCGGACCTCCGTTTCCAACGGATCGCCCATCAGCGGCGTCCTTGCGACCCAGGGCGGCCTTCGCTCCAACCTGCTCCTCATCGACCATGACGGCATGACCTACAATATCGACAGGCTGCTCATCGTCGACGGCGACAAGGCGAAGTTCAGCGCCAGGATCTCGCTCGATCCCGCCTCGCGCGCCAAGGGCAAGCCGATGCCGGAAATCGTCCTGGCGATCACCGGCGCCGTCGACATCCTGTCGGCGAGCACGCTGCAGGCGGCGCCGGCTTCCGAGGTGCTGCCGAAAATCCGCGACGAGATCCGACGATCGGGTGCGGCGTTCTCCGCGATAGTTAAGTATTTCCAGCTCGGCGGCTAG
- a CDS encoding PP2C family protein-serine/threonine phosphatase, whose amino-acid sequence MSDTALPFESYGVSHRGCVRLLNEDSFLMEPRSGLWLVADGMGGHEAGEVASSTIVEHLATIGIASSAPELLARFEDRLGRAHEQIRGIARARGVTIGSTVAALLAMNGSFACFWSGDSRVYLVRDGKISQISRDHTEVQELLDKGMISPSEARSWPRRNVITRAVGVSEEIAVDFHQGQTLPGDVFVLSTDGLTAHVEDAEILEAVAAYRPQAACERLLDTVLGRGGTDNVTIVLVRIRGELQSDLADQTAVPAERTRP is encoded by the coding sequence TTGAGCGATACCGCCCTTCCCTTTGAAAGCTACGGCGTCAGCCATCGCGGCTGCGTCCGCCTCCTCAACGAGGACAGCTTTCTCATGGAGCCGAGGAGCGGGCTCTGGCTTGTCGCCGACGGCATGGGCGGACACGAGGCCGGCGAGGTCGCCTCGTCGACCATCGTGGAGCATCTGGCGACCATCGGCATCGCAAGCTCCGCTCCGGAACTGCTCGCCCGGTTCGAAGACCGCCTTGGCCGTGCCCACGAGCAAATCCGCGGCATCGCCAGGGCGCGCGGCGTCACCATCGGTTCGACGGTCGCCGCGCTGCTGGCGATGAACGGCAGCTTCGCCTGCTTCTGGTCGGGCGATAGCCGCGTCTATCTGGTCCGCGACGGCAAGATTTCGCAGATTTCGCGCGACCACACGGAAGTGCAGGAGCTCCTCGACAAGGGCATGATCAGCCCGTCCGAGGCGCGCAGCTGGCCGAGGCGTAACGTCATCACCCGCGCCGTCGGTGTGAGCGAGGAAATCGCAGTCGATTTCCATCAGGGCCAGACGCTGCCGGGCGACGTGTTCGTGCTCAGCACCGACGGGCTGACCGCACATGTGGAAGATGCCGAAATTCTCGAAGCCGTCGCCGCCTATCGCCCGCAGGCGGCGTGCGAGAGATTGCTGGATACGGTGCTCGGCCGGGGCGGAACCGACAACGTCACCATCGTGCTGGTGCGCATCCGCGGCGAGCTGCAATCCGATCTTGCCGATCAAACCGCCGTGCCGGCGGAGCGGACCCGGCCATGA